The Amycolatopsis sp. NBC_01480 genome segment GCTCGCCGGCGCGGAAGGACAGTCCGATCGGGAGCAGGTCGATCTCGACGTCGACGATCTCGCCGGGGGCGAGGAGCTCGACCCGGTCGAAGCTGTGGGCCGGCACCTCTTCGGTGGACAGCTTCTCGTCCAAGTGCCGGGCCGAGACGCGCAGCCGTCCGTCCGAGCCCTTGTAGCGCAGGATCGACGCGCCGTGGTCGGTGAGGTCGTGGACCACCGCGGTGCGGTTGGGGACGGTGAAGGCCTGCAGGGGTGTGCCGTGGGCGTCGAGCTTCTGCACGAGGACGAACAGGTCCATGTCGTCGGCGTCGCGGGCCTCGACCCACAGGTGCGCCTTCGGGTAGCCGACGAGCACCGTGTCCTCGTCGAATCGCGCGAGGAAGGACACCGCGTCCGGGTTGGCGGCGACTGGGTAGGACACGGTGGCCTCACCGGTGGGGACGGTGGTCGTCATCGTGCGGGTGCGGCCGTCGAGGTAGTACTTGGCCGAGGTGACTTCGGCCGGGGGGAACGTGTCCGCGGGGATGTTGACCTGGTCGCCGCCCTGCAGGTCGAGGACGGAGTAGCGAACCCGGGGTGTGTGCTCCCAGCCGTTGTCGAGGTCCTTGAGGTAGCGGTCGAAGAAGCGGCGCAGGTCCTCGACGTTGGCCTCGTCGTAGTAGTCGGGCCATTCCTGGGTGTTGTGGATGCGCAGCCACTTCTCGGGGCTGGCCATCCGCCGCCAGGCCCGGAAGGTGCCGGCGGTGTGGAGGGTGTTGGAGTAGCTGGCCACGACGTAGGCGGGCACGGTGATCCGGTCGAAGTCGGGGATCTTGCGATCCCAGAGGCCGTCCGCGAGCGGGTGGAGTGCGGCTTCGGCGAGGACGTCCTCCTTGCGGTTCTTGCCGAAGAAGCTGCCCTCCTGAAGCTGCCGGGTGAACCCGGTGTCGGGCATCCCGCCGCGCATCACCAGGTCGCGGTAGACGTCGCTGACGCCTTCCCACGGGTTGATCGCTGCCAGGTGCGGCGGCTGCTCGGCGGCGGTGAACCACTGCGCCACCGCGAGGTAGGACGTTCCGCTCATCCCGACCTTGCCGGTGCACCATTGTTGCTGCGCCAGCCACTCGATGAGGTCGAAGCAGTCCCGGCCTTCCTGGCGGTCCCACAGGACGCTGTCGCCCTCGGAGTCGACGACGCCCCGGATGTCGGGGTTGCAGATCGCGTAGCCCCGGGCGCACCAGTACGCGGGGTCCGGGCCTTCGAACTTCTCCAGCCCGGACACGATCCCGTTGGTGAGGCCGACCATGCCGAAGACACCCATGACGCTCGCCGATGATCCCTGCCCTTTGCCGTACGGGCTCCACGCCACGATCACCGGCACGGGTTCCGTGCCGACCGGGCGGAACACGTCGACGTGGATCGTCACGCCGTCGCGCAGCTGCACCGCGACGTCCTTTTCGAAGACGACGTCGACCGGCAGCGGGCGGAACGGCGGGGCGAGGCGGAAGCCGGCCTCGAGGGTCCGGTTGCCCGGCTCGAACGGTGTCAGCACTCCGGTCCGGGCGGGCGGCAGCGACTGGGACGGCACGAAAACCTTCTGGTCATTGCTCACGACGGGCTCCTTTCGCTCGGGCACGTCCTGGTGCCGCATTCCTTCCTGAAGCGACCGTACGGCCGACTCGCGGAAAACTCAACGAGCGTGGAGAAAATGTCTTGCCACTACACTCGTTCGTATGACCGCGCAGGAGGAGGCGACGGCGGGGGTCCGTCGCGGCCGCAAGCCCGGACCCGGCAGTACCCGGCAGGCCGTGCTCGACGCGGCGAGAGCGCGGTTCGCCCGAGACGGCTTCGCCGGGACCACGATCCGCCGCATCGCCGCTGACGCCGGGGTGGACGCCTCCCAGGTGATGCAGTTCTTCCGCTCGAAGGACGACCTGTTCGCCGCCGTCATGGCCGTCCCGGCGTCGGCGCTGGAACGGTTCGACACCGCTTTCGAGGGGCCCGACGAGCACCTCGGCGAACGCGTGGTGCGTGCCTACCTGAGTGCGTGGGAGGGCAGCCCCGAGGAGTCGGAGCCCCTGATGGCCATGCTGCGCGGCGCGATCGGCAACGAGAACGCGCGTGTGCAGCTGCGCGACTTCCTCCAATCCCGATTGAGGCACGGCTCCGGCGGCGGTGGCGACACGATGCTGCGCGCCGGCCTGGCGGCGGCGATGCTGGTCGGCATCGTCACCAGCAGGCGGATCATCGGGGTGCCCGTGATCGCCGCCGCCGACACCGAACAGATCGTCGCGACCGTCGGCCCCGCGATCCAGCAGGTACTCGCCGGTGCCGCGCCGATCGGCTGACGGTTTCACCCGGCGTCCAGCCACGCGCGGATCTCCTCGTCGTGCTGGCCCAGCGCCGGCGGAGCCGTGTGGGTTCGCGGAACCTCGGTGCCATCGAGGCTCGCCATCCGCAATGGCGGTCCCGGCAGCTGGATCGTGCCGAGGACCGGGTGGTCGACATCGATGACCAGACCTTGGCTGAGGGTCTGATCCCAGGTGTAGACCTCGTCCAGGGTGCGTACCTTTCCCGACGGGACACCAGCCTCGGCGAACCGGCGGAGCCATTCCGCGGAAGTACTCTCTCCCAGCTGTTTTTCCAGGGCGGCGGTCAGCTCGTCGCGGTGCAGGACCCGGTCGCGGGCGGTGGCGAAACGCGGGTCCGTGGGGTCGAGTCCGGTGGTCAGCGCGACAGCGCGCCACTGGTGGTCGTTGCCGACCGCGATCTGGATGGTCCCGTCCTGCGTCACGAACGCTCCATAGGGGACGATGGTGGGGTGCTGGTTGCCCAGTGCGCGCGCCACTTCACCGGCCACGGTCCAGCGGGTGCCCTGGAACGCGTGGGCTCCGACGATCGCCGCCAGCAGCGACGTCCGCACGACGGCGCCCCGGCCGGTGTCCGCCCGCTCGGCCAACGCCGACACGACCCCGAAGGCGCCGTACATCCCGGCGAGCAGGTCGCCGATGGGCACACCGACCTTCGTGGGATCGTCTGGGCCCGGCCCGGTCAGGGACATGAGCCCCGCCTCCCCCTGGGCGATCTGGTCGTAGCCGGCCCGCCCGCCCTCGGGGCCGTCGTGGCCGAACCCGCTGATGGACAGCAGGACCAGGCGGGGGTTGAGCTCGTTGAGGCGGTCGATGCCGAAGCCGAGGCGCTTCAACGCGCCCGGCCGGAAGTTCTCGACGAGGACGTCCGCCCGCTCGACGAGCCGCTCGAGATCACGCCGCCCGGTGGCGGACTTGAGGTCGAGCTGGATCGACTGCTTGTTGCGGTTCGCCGACAGGAAATAGGTGGAGACCGGGTCGTCCGGCGACCCCACGAACGGCGGGCCCCACTGACGCGACTCGTCACCGACGCCCGGTGCCTCCACCTTGATGACCCGGGCACCCATGTCGCCGAGCATCATCGTCGCGTGCGGTCCGGCCAGGGCGCGGCTGAGGTCAACGACAAGGACGCCGGACAGCGGTCCGGCCGGCCGGTTCACTGTCCACTCCGGACGGTTGGGATGAGGCGGTGGTCGTTGGCCACCACCGGGTTGCGCAGGGTGCCCAGCCGCTCGACCTCGACCTCGACCTCGTCACCCGGGTGCAGCAGCCACGGCGGTGTGCGGGCGTAGCCGACGCCGGCCGGCGTTCCCGTCGCCAGCAGGTCCCCGGGCCGGAGCGTGAACGTGTGCGAGATCAGCGAGAGGGTGTCGCCGACCAGGTAGACCATCTCGGCGGTGGAACCGTCCTGGACCAGCTCGCCGTTGACCCGTGTCCGGACACGGAGGCCGTCGCGCAGGTCGCCGACCTCGACGGACGGGACCATCGGGCCGAGCGGTCCGGAGCTGTCGCCGTTCTTGCCGAGAATCCACTGGCTGGTGAGCTTCTGGGCCCGCCGCGACGTCACGTCGTTGAACGTCGAGTAGCCGACGACGCCGGCCAGCGCCTGCTCGGGTGTGGCGTCGACGAGCGTCGACCCCACGTAAGCCATGACCTCGCCCTCCCAGTCGATGCCCTCCTCGTTGGCGGGAACGGGGATCGGGGTGCCCCCGACGGTCAGCGATGCCGTCCAGCGGGCGAACAGCGACGGGTAGAGCGGCAGATCCAGATCGCGGAAGCTGCCCTCGGCAACGTGCTTGAGGTAGTTCAGCCCGATACAGATCACCCGCGCACCGGGCAGCACCGGCGGAACCAGCTGCGCGTCGGCGACCGCGACGGTCGGTCCGTCCGGGACCCGCGACAGCAGGCCGGTGGCGTCGGCCCAGAACTCGTCCAGCCCGGCCACTACTGTGGCCTTCGCGCCGTCGTCGGACAACGACGCAACCTCGACCGGTCCGCCGTCCCGGCGGATACCCACGATCCTCATCGGTGTGCCTGCTCGCGCTGAGCGCCGTGCCGGGTGTCGAGGTGGTGCTGCATGAGGAGGTCGGCGGCGAAGTCGTTGGAAGGGTCGCGCCAGACGCTGTGCACGTGGTTGGCGTTGTCCTCGGCGTTGTCGAACTCGATCAGGGTGGCGCCGCCCTGGATACGGAAGTAGTGCGGCAGGTCGATGGTGGTGCCCCCGGCCCACGCGAAGTGCAGCTCGCTGACGCCGCCGGCGGCCGCGATGCGGTCCATCTCGACGTCGACCAAGCCGGGACGGGCGCGGTGCACGAACGTCGCCAGCAGGTCGTCGAAGCAGGTTCGCTGGGCGGCGGAGAGGTCGCCGACGCGGATCCCGCGGGGGTGGGCGCGGAAGTAGGCGAGTGCCCTGCGGTCGTCGTCGGTGATCATCGCGTCGCGGCGGCCGACGCCGTGGTAGGCCGGGTACTCGACGTCACCGATGCGCGGCACGGTGCGGGTGACGAAGTCCGCCGGGGGCTTGTCGTGGATGACCGCTTGCGCCCGCTGGCCGTCGGTGAGGCCGTCGAGCAGGAGGAAAGCGGCGTCCTCTTCCTCGCCGAGGATGCGGAACGGGCCGATGCGCGCCGGCTCGGCGCCCAGCAGGAACGGCGTGGCGTTCGCCAGGTCGCCGTCGACGACGGTGACGTTGATCGACAGGTGGTGCCCGACCAGCCGGAAGCCCCAGGTGGTGTCGGGCTGCGGCTG includes the following:
- a CDS encoding DUF3500 domain-containing protein gives rise to the protein MADLAPHTELPLEHHPRAGGSFDATVVTFAAMGLFDSLTGDQRSRVLLPHTDPGRTHWNFLPESGRHGLALGDLDRHQEVLAHRLIAESMSLPAYARVVQVMSNEHVLRELNLPVFGHVAATFRDARGYFLTFFGQPQPDTTWGFRLVGHHLSINVTVVDGDLANATPFLLGAEPARIGPFRILGEEEDAAFLLLDGLTDGQRAQAVIHDKPPADFVTRTVPRIGDVEYPAYHGVGRRDAMITDDDRRALAYFRAHPRGIRVGDLSAAQRTCFDDLLATFVHRARPGLVDVEMDRIAAAGGVSELHFAWAGGTTIDLPHYFRIQGGATLIEFDNAEDNANHVHSVWRDPSNDFAADLLMQHHLDTRHGAQREQAHR
- a CDS encoding TetR/AcrR family transcriptional regulator, which translates into the protein MTAQEEATAGVRRGRKPGPGSTRQAVLDAARARFARDGFAGTTIRRIAADAGVDASQVMQFFRSKDDLFAAVMAVPASALERFDTAFEGPDEHLGERVVRAYLSAWEGSPEESEPLMAMLRGAIGNENARVQLRDFLQSRLRHGSGGGGDTMLRAGLAAAMLVGIVTSRRIIGVPVIAAADTEQIVATVGPAIQQVLAGAAPIG
- a CDS encoding fumarylacetoacetate hydrolase family protein → MRIVGIRRDGGPVEVASLSDDGAKATVVAGLDEFWADATGLLSRVPDGPTVAVADAQLVPPVLPGARVICIGLNYLKHVAEGSFRDLDLPLYPSLFARWTASLTVGGTPIPVPANEEGIDWEGEVMAYVGSTLVDATPEQALAGVVGYSTFNDVTSRRAQKLTSQWILGKNGDSSGPLGPMVPSVEVGDLRDGLRVRTRVNGELVQDGSTAEMVYLVGDTLSLISHTFTLRPGDLLATGTPAGVGYARTPPWLLHPGDEVEVEVERLGTLRNPVVANDHRLIPTVRSGQ
- a CDS encoding CocE/NonD family hydrolase, which produces MSNDQKVFVPSQSLPPARTGVLTPFEPGNRTLEAGFRLAPPFRPLPVDVVFEKDVAVQLRDGVTIHVDVFRPVGTEPVPVIVAWSPYGKGQGSSASVMGVFGMVGLTNGIVSGLEKFEGPDPAYWCARGYAICNPDIRGVVDSEGDSVLWDRQEGRDCFDLIEWLAQQQWCTGKVGMSGTSYLAVAQWFTAAEQPPHLAAINPWEGVSDVYRDLVMRGGMPDTGFTRQLQEGSFFGKNRKEDVLAEAALHPLADGLWDRKIPDFDRITVPAYVVASYSNTLHTAGTFRAWRRMASPEKWLRIHNTQEWPDYYDEANVEDLRRFFDRYLKDLDNGWEHTPRVRYSVLDLQGGDQVNIPADTFPPAEVTSAKYYLDGRTRTMTTTVPTGEATVSYPVAANPDAVSFLARFDEDTVLVGYPKAHLWVEARDADDMDLFVLVQKLDAHGTPLQAFTVPNRTAVVHDLTDHGASILRYKGSDGRLRVSARHLDEKLSTEEVPAHSFDRVELLAPGEIVDVEIDLLPIGLSFRAGEQLRFVVSSRNLLGTLMPAIQEYAGANSGEHVIHTGGEHASYLQLPVQTR
- a CDS encoding CaiB/BaiF CoA transferase family protein, with translation MNRPAGPLSGVLVVDLSRALAGPHATMMLGDMGARVIKVEAPGVGDESRQWGPPFVGSPDDPVSTYFLSANRNKQSIQLDLKSATGRRDLERLVERADVLVENFRPGALKRLGFGIDRLNELNPRLVLLSISGFGHDGPEGGRAGYDQIAQGEAGLMSLTGPGPDDPTKVGVPIGDLLAGMYGAFGVVSALAERADTGRGAVVRTSLLAAIVGAHAFQGTRWTVAGEVARALGNQHPTIVPYGAFVTQDGTIQIAVGNDHQWRAVALTTGLDPTDPRFATARDRVLHRDELTAALEKQLGESTSAEWLRRFAEAGVPSGKVRTLDEVYTWDQTLSQGLVIDVDHPVLGTIQLPGPPLRMASLDGTEVPRTHTAPPALGQHDEEIRAWLDAG